In Streptococcus sp. SN-1, a single genomic region encodes these proteins:
- a CDS encoding NUDIX hydrolase translates to MEFEEKTLSRKEIYQGPIFKLVQDQVELPEGKGTAQRDLIFHNGAVCVLAVTDEQKLILVKQYRKAIEAVSYEIPAGKLEVGENTDPVAAALRELEEETAYTGKLELLYDFYSAIGFCNEKLKLYRASDLTKVENPRPQDEDEILEVLEVSLEEAKELIQSGHICDAKTIMAVQYWELHKK, encoded by the coding sequence ATGGAATTTGAAGAAAAAACGCTTAGCCGAAAAGAAATCTATCAAGGACCAATATTTAAACTGGTTCAAGATCAGGTTGAATTACCAGAAGGCAAGGGAACTGCCCAACGGGATTTGATTTTCCACAATGGAGCTGTCTGTGTTTTAGCTGTAACGGATGAGCAAAAACTTATCTTGGTCAAGCAGTACCGCAAAGCCATTGAGGCAGTCTCTTACGAAATTCCAGCTGGGAAATTGGAAGTAGGAGAAAATACAGACCCTGTGGCAGCAGCTCTGCGTGAACTGGAGGAAGAAACAGCCTATACAGGGAAGTTAGAACTCTTGTATGACTTTTATTCAGCTATTGGCTTTTGTAATGAAAAGTTGAAACTATACCGAGCTAGCGATTTGACAAAGGTGGAAAATCCGCGTCCCCAGGATGAAGATGAGATCTTGGAAGTCCTTGAAGTGAGCCTAGAAGAAGCTAAGGAATTAATCCAATCAGGTCATATTTGTGATGCCAAGACAATTATGGCTGTTCAATATTGGGAATTGCACAAAAAATAG